The sequence ACTTCAAATTATAAGGTCTTGGGTTAACCTTTAAGGGCTAACGCATCCAACAATTTCTGGTGAATACCACCAAAGCCACCATTACTCATTACCAAAATTTGGTCACCCGCTTGTGCCTCTGAGACAATTTTAGCAACGAATGCATCCATGTCATCACTGACGTGTGCAGGTTGATGACAAGCATCCGCGACATCCTGTACAGACCAATCAATGTTATCTGGTTGGAATAAGTAGGTAGAATCCGCTTGCTTGAGCGAATCAGCCAAGGTTTCTTTGTGCACACCGCGTTTCATGGTGGCTGAACGAGGCTCTAAAACGGCAATGATTTTTTTCGTGTCGACCTTATTACGTAAACCACCGAGCGTAAGTTCAATCGCGGTTGGGTGATGTGCAAAATCATCATAAACAGATACACTAGCCACCTCACCTTTAAACTCCAAACGGCGCTTGGTGTTGATGAAAGTCGCCAGCGATTCACACGCTAAATCCGGTGTTACACCCACATGTCTTGCCGCCGCAATCGCCATTAAGGCGTTGTTAACGTTGTGGTCGCCGACTAAATCCCAATCTACCGTACCAACACATTCGCCTTGGAAGTAAACCTCAAACTTAGAGCCGTCTTTAACTAGCTTCTTGGCATCCCAATCACCGAGTTCACCGCTCGACTCAGTCTCACTCCAGCAACCGCGAGATAGAACATCTTGAATAGCCGTGTCTTGCTTCGGTGAGAAAATGCGACCATTGCTTGGCACGGTACGCACTAAATGATGGAACTGACGCTTGATCGCTTCAAGATCATCGAAGATGTCAGCATGATCGAATTCAAGGTTATTCATGACCAAGGTTCTTGGATGGTAATGAACGAACTTAGAGCGTTTATCGAAAAAAGCACTGTCGTATTCGTCAGCTTCCACAACGAAGAACATGCTTTCGCCCAGACGAGCTGAGATACCAAAGTTACCCAATACACCACCTACAAGGAAGCCTGGTGCGTAACCGCAATCTTCAAGGACCCATGCCAGCATGCTCGATGTTGTTGTCTTGCCATGCGTGCCCGATACCGCCAAAACCCAACGATCATGTAATAAGAACTCTTGCAACCACTGCGGGCCAGATGTGTATCTAAGGTTGTTATCCAATACATACTCAACACACGGATTACCACGGCTCATCGCATTACCGATGACCACAAGGTCTGGCCTTGGTTCTAATTGGCTAGGGTCGAACCCTTCAATAATTTCAATCCCTTGAGACTCCAATAAGGTGCTCATTGGCGGGTAAACATTCGCGTCACTACCGGTAACCTTGTGACCTAATTGACGAGCCAATACCGCAGCACCACCCATGAAGGTGCCACAAATTCCTAAGATATGAATATGCATAAATTGCTTCCAAACGCTTGGCTAAATGAACCATGTCTAAATCAAACTACTTGCACTCATTATCATTAAATGACGATTAAAAGCGAGCGGCAATGCAAAACAAATTGAGTCGACATAGTAAGTGAGATCTGTGTCGCTTAGTTCATTACCATTAAAAAGATCTAACCTTTAGAATTTAGGTAAGCGTCTAGATGAATAAAGCCCACTCAAGAGGCCGAATCTACAGTGCTCAAATCCCCCCTAATATTGAGAGAAGTTTAAGGAAATAACATGTCTGAGATGCGCACCCTTGGTGAGTTCATTGTTGAGAAACAGAGTGACTTCCCCCATGCAAGCGGTGATCTATCATCCCTTTTGTCGTCTATTCGACTTGCTGCAAAAATTGTTAACCGTGAGATCAACAAGGCCGGCCTAGTCGACATCACTGGCGCTGTTGGTACAGACAACGTGCAAGGTGAAGAACAGCAAAAGCTAGACCTTTACGCGAACGACAAATTTAAAGCGGCTCTTGAAGCTCGTGACCAAGTTTGTGGTGTAGCAAGTGAAGAGGAAGACGAAGCAGTCGCGTTCAACAAAGAGCTCAACAAAAACGCAAAATACGTTGTTCTGATGGATCCACTTGATGGTTCTTCAAACATCGATGTGAATGTATCTGTTGGTACAATTTTCTCTATCTACCGTCGTGTGTCTCCTATCGGAACGCCACCGACACAAGAAGATTTCCTACAGCCAGGACACAAGCAAGTAGCCGCGGGTTACGTGATTTACGGTTCTTCAACCATGCTTGTATACACAACAGGTGCTGGCGTAAACGGCTTCACCTACGACCCATCACTGGGTACCTTCTGCCTATCTCATGAAAACATGATGATTCCAGATGAAGGCAAGATTTACTCAATCAACGAAGGCAACTACATCCGCTTCCCTACGGGTGTGAAAAAGTACATCAAGTACTGCCAAGAGAATGA is a genomic window of Vibrio sp. ED004 containing:
- the mpl gene encoding UDP-N-acetylmuramate:L-alanyl-gamma-D-glutamyl-meso-diaminopimelate ligase, with the translated sequence MHIHILGICGTFMGGAAVLARQLGHKVTGSDANVYPPMSTLLESQGIEIIEGFDPSQLEPRPDLVVIGNAMSRGNPCVEYVLDNNLRYTSGPQWLQEFLLHDRWVLAVSGTHGKTTTSSMLAWVLEDCGYAPGFLVGGVLGNFGISARLGESMFFVVEADEYDSAFFDKRSKFVHYHPRTLVMNNLEFDHADIFDDLEAIKRQFHHLVRTVPSNGRIFSPKQDTAIQDVLSRGCWSETESSGELGDWDAKKLVKDGSKFEVYFQGECVGTVDWDLVGDHNVNNALMAIAAARHVGVTPDLACESLATFINTKRRLEFKGEVASVSVYDDFAHHPTAIELTLGGLRNKVDTKKIIAVLEPRSATMKRGVHKETLADSLKQADSTYLFQPDNIDWSVQDVADACHQPAHVSDDMDAFVAKIVSEAQAGDQILVMSNGGFGGIHQKLLDALALKG
- the fbp gene encoding class 1 fructose-bisphosphatase codes for the protein MSEMRTLGEFIVEKQSDFPHASGDLSSLLSSIRLAAKIVNREINKAGLVDITGAVGTDNVQGEEQQKLDLYANDKFKAALEARDQVCGVASEEEDEAVAFNKELNKNAKYVVLMDPLDGSSNIDVNVSVGTIFSIYRRVSPIGTPPTQEDFLQPGHKQVAAGYVIYGSSTMLVYTTGAGVNGFTYDPSLGTFCLSHENMMIPDEGKIYSINEGNYIRFPTGVKKYIKYCQENEPSDNRPYTSRYIGSLVSDFHRNLLKGGIYLYPSTQSHPQGKLRLLYECNPIAFLMEQAGGIASDGAQRIMDIKPTELHQRVPFFVGSTNMVRKVEEFLELNPE